In Cryptomeria japonica chromosome 10, Sugi_1.0, whole genome shotgun sequence, a genomic segment contains:
- the LOC131066579 gene encoding 2-methylene-furan-3-one reductase-like: protein MATQKAWFYNKYGSVDVMEFGEFPVPKAEPGHVLIKVHAAALNPVDYKRREGLFQHNDSDFPTVPCGDMSGVVVEVGEGVTKFKKGDDVYGNALELMTKPKQCGTLAEYTLAAEQLLAAKPNNLSYEEAASLVSVVVTTQQAFEMAKFTKGQSVFIVGGARGVGSIAVQLAKHVYGASKIAASASTSKLDFLKTLGADLVVDYTKQSYEQIAEKFDFVFDTVGESAKSHVLAKEGAPIIDIAAFPPHPKAQNMFAILRAVELEKLKECFESGKVKAVLDPKSPFPFSKVLEAFKHLETGRARGKIVISPIS, encoded by the exons ATGGCAACACAGAAGGCGTGGTTTTACAACAAGTATGGCTCCGTAGACGTCATGGAATTCGGAGAGTTTCCGGTTCCAAAGGCCGAGCCTGGTCATGTTCTCATTAAAGTTCATGCAGCTGCTCTTAATCCGGTTGATTACAAACGCCGAGAAGGATTATTCCAGCACAACGATTCTGATTTTCCG ACGGTGCCATGCGGCGATATGAGTGGAGTCGTTGTGGAAGTGGGCGAGGGCGTGACAAAGTTCAAGAAAGGCGACGATGTGTACGGCAACGCTCTGGAGTTGATGACGAAGCCGAAGCAGTGCGGGACACTGGCGGAGTATACTTTGGCAGCAGAGCAATTGTTGGCCGCCAAGCCAAACAATTTATCATACGAGGAGGCCGCCAGTTTGGTCAGCGTTGTGGTGACCACCCAACAGGCCTTCGAGATGGCCAAGTTCACAAAGGGGCAGAGCGTCTTTATTGTGGGCGGTGCACGAGGCGTGGGCAGCATCGCCGTTCAGCTGGCCAAGCACGTCTATGGAGCTTCCAAAATCGCAGCCTCCGCCAGCACATCTAAACTGGACTTTCTGAAAACCCTAGGCGCCGATCTCGTCGTCGATTACACCAAGCAATCCTACGAGCAAATCGCAGAGAAATTCGACTTTGTTTTCGACACTGTGG GGGAATCGGCGAAATCTCATGTATTGGCAAAAGAAGGAGCCCCCATAATAGACATTGCTGCATTTCCACCTCATCCCAAAGCCCAGAATATGTTTGCCATACTCAGGGCTGTCGAATTGGAAAAGCTGAAGGAATGCTTTGAGAGTGGAAAGGTGAAAGCCGTTTTGGATCCCAAGAGCCCATTCCCATTTTCTAAGGTTTTGGAGGCTTTCAAACACCTAGAAACCGGCCGAGCACGGGGAAAGATAGTCATTTCGCCTATCTCATAG